In Methanothermus fervidus DSM 2088, a single genomic region encodes these proteins:
- a CDS encoding hypothetical protein (KEGG: sso:SSO0195 hypothetical protein~SPTR: Q8WHX1 Putative membrane protein ycf1) has product MFEMTECQFLRKSQKTITDTTYVVLSLLKSFSKNLKDLSERENEIENLNILKKNIESIFFDYEKITPPGQYKKLYMSILRMLISLDELVASRQEELKKGVLITNLKEFEKTREKFRKLKSEVKKELKLKCGKRVK; this is encoded by the coding sequence ATGTTTGAAATGACTGAATGCCAATTTTTGAGAAAAAGTCAAAAAACTATTACAGATACTACATATGTAGTTTTATCCTTGTTAAAATCATTTAGCAAAAATTTAAAAGATCTTTCAGAAAGAGAAAATGAAATAGAAAACTTAAATATTTTAAAGAAAAATATTGAATCAATATTTTTTGATTATGAAAAAATAACACCTCCTGGACAATATAAAAAATTGTATATGAGCATTCTACGAATGTTAATATCTTTAGATGAACTTGTTGCATCTAGGCAAGAAGAATTAAAGAAAGGAGTTTTAATTACAAATTTAAAGGAATTTGAAAAGACCAGAGAAAAATTCAGAAAACTAAAAAGTGAAGTAAAAAAAGAATTAAAATTAAAATGCGGGAAAAGGGTGAAATAG
- a CDS encoding THUMP domain protein (COGs: COG1818 RNA-binding protein contains THUMP domain~InterPro IPR004114~KEGG: mth:MTH909 hypothetical protein~PFAM: THUMP domain protein~SPTR: O26994 Putative uncharacterized protein~PFAM: THUMP domain) has product MVTFAGRKGEEIVGSEEIELLLKDYEPVLDIKESNFPNLLLINLTMDPKLAVKIIANANLPNISKIIPIEAVVKTNINSIVNKVVNLCRKKVKANDTFSVRCDLRGSEINKDEVVEKVEEALTDELNLIPDKNGKWVIQIEIVGKITGISVLKPDEFFKAKS; this is encoded by the coding sequence TTGGTTACATTTGCTGGTCGTAAAGGAGAAGAAATTGTTGGATCAGAAGAGATAGAATTATTGTTAAAAGATTATGAACCAGTTTTAGATATAAAAGAATCAAATTTTCCAAATCTTCTTTTAATAAATTTGACGATGGATCCTAAATTAGCAGTGAAAATAATAGCAAATGCAAATTTACCAAATATTTCTAAAATTATCCCCATTGAAGCCGTAGTAAAAACAAATATCAACAGTATTGTCAATAAGGTGGTCAATTTATGTCGTAAAAAAGTAAAGGCTAATGATACTTTCAGTGTTAGATGTGATTTAAGAGGAAGTGAAATAAACAAAGATGAAGTTGTGGAAAAGGTGGAAGAAGCTTTAACAGATGAATTAAACTTAATCCCAGACAAAAATGGAAAATGGGTTATTCAGATAGAAATTGTGGGTAAGATAACAGGAATAAGTGTTTTAAAACCTGATGAATTCTTTAAAGCCAAAAGTTAA
- a CDS encoding BioY protein (COGs: COG1268 conserved hypothetical protein~InterPro IPR003784~KEGG: mfe:Mefer_1527 BioY protein~PFAM: BioY protein~SPTR: C7P5F2 BioY protein~PFAM: BioY family) — MNLEKYYEIRYNFFKWRTSQGVVVKTIMSLAVAAMTGIMAQIVIPLPWTPVPITGQTFAVLLSGVILGRYWGGISQLFYVILGAAGISWFAGAKGGITVLLGATGGYLIGFILASLFIGHFIDRYISARKFKHILILMLIANFVLIYVPGAIGLAFWQMSKGIQPTIWNILAMGILPFIPGDLIKIFGVSIVTKAIVPKEAYGDEIDRRK; from the coding sequence ATGAACTTAGAAAAATATTATGAAATACGTTACAACTTTTTTAAATGGAGGACATCGCAAGGCGTTGTAGTTAAGACTATTATGTCACTGGCAGTTGCAGCCATGACTGGCATTATGGCACAAATTGTCATACCATTACCTTGGACTCCTGTACCTATAACCGGACAAACTTTCGCTGTTTTATTGTCTGGAGTTATTCTTGGTAGATATTGGGGAGGTATTAGCCAACTATTTTATGTAATTTTAGGAGCAGCAGGTATTTCATGGTTTGCAGGTGCAAAAGGAGGTATTACAGTATTATTAGGTGCAACAGGAGGATACTTAATTGGATTTATCCTTGCATCATTATTTATAGGTCATTTCATTGACAGATATATTTCTGCAAGAAAATTTAAGCATATATTGATATTAATGTTGATAGCTAACTTTGTACTTATTTATGTACCAGGTGCAATTGGTTTAGCATTTTGGCAAATGAGCAAGGGCATCCAACCCACAATTTGGAATATACTTGCAATGGGTATTTTACCATTCATACCTGGTGATTTAATAAAAATTTTTGGTGTTTCCATTGTTACTAAGGCAATAGTACCAAAAGAAGCTTATGGAGATGAAATAGACAGGAGGAAGTAA
- a CDS encoding glutamyl-tRNA reductase (COGs: COG0373 Glutamyl-tRNA reductase~InterPro IPR018214: IPR000343: IPR015895: IPR016040: IPR 015896: IPR006151~KEGG: mth:MTH1012 glutamyl-tRNA reductase~PFAM: Shikimate/quinate 5-dehydrogenase; Tetrapyrrole biosynthesis, glutamyl-tRNA reductase-like~PRIAM: Glutamyl-tRNA reductase~SPTR: P42809 Glutamyl-tRNA reductase~TIGRFAM: glutamyl-tRNA reductase~PFAM: Shikimate / quinate 5-dehydrogenase; Glutamyl-tRNAGlu reductase, N-terminal domain; Glutamyl-tRNAGlu reductase, dimerisation domain~TIGRFAM: glutamyl-tRNA reductase), whose amino-acid sequence MIINIRVDHKMADVKTLEESAPRMAKIIKSLWKAGKIKECVSIKTCNRVEYYIVTDNFDENIFKNMDVIIEKNKKAILHLLKLASGLESMIIGETQILGQIKDAKLQAQNNGTCGDLLELIFNKAIHVGQVVRKKTKISEGSVSIGSAAVELAESICGSLENKKVLVVGAGEMGTLVAKSLADKNLEAILVANRTYDRAVKLAKELGGRAIRFEKLKDVIKDVDIIISATGAPHPVITRERIKKIPPERRKSVIIIDIANPRDVEEGVKDLGVNVFDIDSLRVIAEKNRKKREKEAEKAEKIIEEEMISLEKMLKHKEVEEIISKIRIKAEKIRNKEVKKALKMLETSNNPEKIFNDLTRSIINKLFHDITVKIRKAAEEDKKHVIEACEFLFT is encoded by the coding sequence ATGATCATCAACATTAGAGTTGACCACAAGATGGCAGATGTAAAAACATTGGAGGAATCTGCTCCAAGGATGGCAAAAATCATTAAATCTTTATGGAAAGCAGGTAAAATAAAAGAATGTGTCAGCATAAAAACTTGTAATCGCGTGGAATATTATATTGTGACTGATAACTTTGATGAAAATATCTTTAAAAATATGGATGTAATCATTGAAAAAAATAAAAAAGCAATATTGCATTTATTAAAATTAGCGTCTGGCCTAGAATCAATGATAATAGGTGAAACACAAATTTTGGGACAAATAAAGGATGCTAAATTACAAGCACAAAATAATGGAACATGTGGTGACCTTTTGGAATTAATATTCAATAAGGCGATCCATGTTGGACAAGTAGTAAGGAAAAAAACAAAAATTAGTGAGGGATCTGTATCTATAGGATCTGCAGCAGTTGAGTTAGCAGAATCTATATGTGGAAGTTTGGAAAATAAAAAAGTTTTAGTTGTTGGAGCTGGAGAAATGGGTACATTGGTTGCTAAATCATTGGCAGATAAAAATCTTGAAGCAATTTTAGTTGCTAATAGGACATATGATAGGGCTGTAAAATTAGCAAAAGAATTAGGAGGACGTGCTATACGTTTTGAAAAATTAAAAGATGTAATAAAAGATGTGGACATAATCATAAGTGCTACAGGAGCTCCACACCCTGTAATAACTCGGGAACGAATTAAAAAAATTCCTCCTGAAAGGCGGAAGTCTGTAATAATAATCGATATAGCAAATCCTAGAGATGTAGAGGAAGGAGTAAAAGATCTTGGAGTTAATGTATTTGACATAGATAGCCTTAGAGTTATAGCTGAAAAAAATCGTAAAAAAAGAGAAAAAGAAGCAGAAAAGGCGGAGAAAATTATAGAGGAAGAAATGATATCTCTTGAAAAAATGTTAAAACATAAAGAGGTTGAAGAAATCATATCAAAAATTAGAATTAAGGCAGAGAAGATAAGAAATAAAGAAGTTAAAAAAGCTTTAAAAATGTTGGAAACTTCTAATAATCCCGAAAAAATTTTTAATGATTTAACAAGATCTATAATTAACAAGCTATTCCATGATATTACTGTCAAAATTAGAAAAGCTGCTGAAGAAGACAAAAAACATGTTATAGAGGCTTGTGAATTTTTATTTACTTAG
- a CDS encoding siroheme synthase (COGs: COG1648 Siroheme synthase (precorrin-2 oxidase/ferrochelatase domain)~InterPro IPR006367: IPR016040~KEGG: mth:MTH1013 hypothetical protein~SPTR: O27094 Conserved protein~TIGRFAM: siroheme synthase~PFAM: Acetohydroxy acid isomeroreductase, catalytic domain~TIGRFAM: siroheme synthase, N-terminal domain), translated as MAWIPIFLNVTGKKIFVLGSGEVARRRAKKFIKAGAEVILGSNKSLRNFNTKPLHEMEKWIKWADIVIVATPDKYLNEKATKLAKNKLVNRADDLIKGNIAIPSVFSINDIQISIFTKGKSPLMAKYLKEKIKSCINEEDVLNVELQNYARKKIKNLFNDHRERKKILYKLFNDKKIKEYLKDGNLEKAKNYVDKLLQR; from the coding sequence ATGGCTTGGATACCTATTTTTTTAAATGTAACTGGAAAAAAAATATTTGTACTTGGCTCCGGAGAAGTTGCAAGAAGGAGAGCAAAAAAATTTATTAAAGCTGGAGCAGAAGTTATTCTAGGTAGTAATAAATCTTTAAGAAATTTTAATACTAAACCACTTCATGAAATGGAAAAATGGATAAAATGGGCAGACATTGTAATTGTAGCAACTCCTGATAAATATTTAAATGAAAAAGCCACTAAACTTGCTAAAAATAAATTAGTAAATCGTGCAGATGACTTAATTAAAGGTAATATAGCGATTCCTTCGGTTTTTTCTATTAATGATATTCAAATTTCTATTTTTACTAAGGGTAAAAGTCCACTAATGGCTAAATATTTAAAAGAAAAAATAAAATCCTGTATCAATGAAGAAGATGTTTTAAATGTTGAACTACAAAATTATGCACGAAAAAAAATTAAAAATTTATTCAATGACCATAGAGAAAGGAAAAAAATATTATACAAACTATTTAATGACAAAAAAATCAAAGAATATCTAAAAGATGGAAACTTAGAAAAAGCCAAAAATTATGTTGATAAATTATTGCAGAGGTGA
- a CDS encoding methanogenesis marker protein 9 (COGs: COG4008 metal-binding transcription factor~InterPro IPR017671~KEGG: mth:MTH1014 hypothetical protein~SPTR: Q53320 Conserved protein~TIGRFAM: methanogenesis marker protein 9~TIGRFAM: putative methanogenesis marker domain 9), protein MGWEDAPSHICRGGDIRGLAFCCPPIKPCPIHDALKKAKLTPEEYVKIKKEFAKNTRLGAGKETCFGSLVWCCKPSKPCPIRDHVLRKINMDVDEYMELKKKLAEKLTNKAKYSEEDTIKALAEAFNVSVEEAKSTLEDCDYDIRTAMKLLRLKNLNK, encoded by the coding sequence ATGGGTTGGGAAGATGCACCATCACATATTTGTAGAGGAGGAGATATCAGAGGTTTAGCTTTTTGTTGCCCTCCAATAAAACCATGTCCAATCCATGATGCACTTAAAAAAGCAAAATTAACACCAGAGGAATATGTTAAAATCAAAAAAGAATTTGCAAAAAATACTAGGTTAGGGGCAGGTAAAGAAACATGTTTTGGATCATTAGTATGGTGTTGTAAACCATCGAAACCTTGTCCAATCAGAGACCATGTTCTAAGGAAAATAAACATGGATGTAGATGAATACATGGAGTTAAAGAAAAAACTGGCAGAAAAACTTACTAATAAGGCGAAATATAGTGAAGAAGATACAATAAAGGCATTAGCAGAAGCTTTTAATGTATCAGTTGAAGAAGCAAAATCGACTTTAGAAGATTGTGATTATGATATTAGAACCGCAATGAAGCTTTTAAGGCTTAAAAATTTAAATAAATAG
- a CDS encoding methyl coenzyme M reductase system, component A2 (COGs: COG1123 ATPase components of various ABC-type transport systems contain duplicated ATPase~InterPro IPR003439: IPR003593: IPR017871: IPR017669~KEGG: mth:MTH1015 methyl coenzyme M reductase system, component A2~PFAM: ABC transporter related~SMART: AAA ATPase~SPTR: O27095 Methyl coenzyme M reductase system, component A2~TIGRFAM: methyl coenzyme M reductase system, component A2~PFAM: ABC transporter~TIGRFAM: methyl coenzyme M reductase system, component A2) — translation MNFIELKNVSKAFNGKYALKNLNLKIDEGKVVGILGKSGAGKSVLINMLRGMRDYKPTEGSVIYNIAICPKCMRVEPPSYKGKDCLCGGKFKFKKVDFWNCDRKLFAAIRKRTAIMLQRTFALYEDEPVIDNVIKAIDELEYEKSVPKAIELLEMVQLTHRITHIARDLSGGEKQRVVLARQLAKNPMLFLADEPTGTLDPRTADLVHSALVKGVKEKNITMVVTSHWPEVMKELPDYVVWLDEGEVVEEGDPETVVGKFLEHVPELKERKRVEFVNPIIKVRNLKKHYYSIERGMVKAVDGVSFDVYEGEIFGIVGLSGAGKTTLSRMIAGLTDPSDGDVCIRLGDEWINMKEKGPTKRGRVIPYIGILHQEFSLYPHRTILENLTDAINLELPAEFARMKAVYVLKAVGFNEKKAKELLHKMPDELSGGERHRVALAQVLIKEPKIVILDEPTGTMDPITRIQVSDSILKSREELDQTYIIVSHDMDFVLEVCDRAALMRGGKILKIGDPEDIVEELTPEEKKKMSVEG, via the coding sequence ATGAACTTCATAGAATTAAAAAATGTTAGTAAGGCATTTAACGGAAAATATGCTTTAAAAAATTTAAATTTAAAAATAGATGAAGGAAAAGTTGTTGGAATATTAGGAAAAAGTGGAGCCGGTAAATCAGTATTAATAAACATGCTAAGAGGGATGAGAGATTATAAACCAACAGAAGGCAGTGTTATATATAATATAGCGATATGTCCTAAGTGTATGCGTGTAGAACCGCCCTCATATAAAGGTAAAGATTGTCTATGTGGTGGAAAATTTAAATTTAAAAAAGTAGATTTTTGGAATTGTGATAGAAAATTATTTGCAGCTATTAGAAAAAGAACTGCAATAATGCTACAAAGAACTTTTGCTTTATATGAAGATGAACCTGTAATTGACAATGTGATTAAAGCAATTGATGAGCTAGAATATGAAAAAAGTGTTCCAAAAGCTATAGAATTATTGGAGATGGTACAATTAACACACAGGATAACACATATAGCAAGAGACTTAAGTGGTGGTGAAAAGCAAAGAGTTGTTCTTGCTAGACAATTAGCTAAGAATCCAATGTTATTTTTAGCTGATGAACCAACTGGTACATTAGATCCAAGAACTGCCGATTTAGTACATTCAGCACTTGTTAAAGGTGTTAAAGAAAAAAATATTACGATGGTTGTGACTTCTCACTGGCCAGAAGTTATGAAAGAATTGCCTGATTATGTTGTATGGTTAGATGAAGGTGAAGTTGTTGAAGAAGGAGATCCTGAGACGGTTGTGGGTAAATTCCTTGAACATGTCCCAGAATTAAAAGAAAGAAAACGTGTTGAATTTGTTAATCCAATAATTAAAGTAAGAAATCTTAAAAAACATTATTATTCAATTGAAAGAGGTATGGTCAAAGCTGTTGATGGTGTATCTTTCGATGTTTATGAGGGAGAAATATTTGGAATAGTTGGATTAAGTGGTGCAGGAAAAACAACATTGTCTCGAATGATAGCAGGATTAACAGATCCTAGCGATGGCGATGTTTGTATCCGTTTAGGTGACGAATGGATAAATATGAAAGAAAAGGGGCCCACAAAAAGAGGAAGAGTTATTCCTTATATTGGTATATTACATCAAGAATTCAGCTTATATCCTCATAGAACAATACTAGAAAATTTAACTGATGCTATAAATCTTGAGTTACCTGCAGAATTTGCTAGGATGAAAGCTGTATATGTACTTAAAGCAGTAGGGTTTAATGAAAAAAAAGCAAAAGAATTGCTACATAAAATGCCAGATGAGTTAAGTGGTGGTGAAAGACACAGAGTTGCTTTAGCTCAGGTATTAATAAAAGAACCTAAAATTGTAATTCTAGATGAACCTACAGGTACAATGGATCCAATTACGAGAATACAGGTTAGTGATTCAATTCTTAAATCACGAGAAGAACTTGATCAGACATATATTATAGTATCTCACGATATGGATTTTGTTTTAGAAGTTTGTGACAGGGCAGCGTTGATGAGAGGTGGAAAAATATTGAAAATCGGCGACCCTGAAGACATTGTAGAAGAATTAACTCCAGAAGAAAAAAAGAAAATGTCTGTGGAAGGATGA
- a CDS encoding TIM-barrel protein (COGs: COG0042 tRNA-dihydrouridine synthase~InterPro IPR005270: IPR001269: IPR013785~KEGG: mth:MTH1016 hypothetical protein~PFAM: dihydrouridine synthase DuS~SPTR: Q53318 Conserved protein~TIGRFAM: TIM-barrel protein~PFAM: Dihydrouridine synthase (Dus)~TIGRFAM: TIM-barrel protein, putative) translates to MAGITNADFCLKLIPYGFDMVTLGGYNADNLTATAGKKMIKRGRPEFDIEPQKLPHIIKKESEKIKKYYSNVLVSVNLRSVTPDPIIKISKIKSIDIIEINAHCRQKEIIELGCGQALLYDLDFLEEYVTEVVKKAHKPVSVKFRANVPGVDEREVASLLDDIGCDYIHFDAMKPGADCADLNSVKKVSSAIKNAFLIGNNSIRDIKSARNMLKSGADGISIARAALGGKIDFDLKKI, encoded by the coding sequence ATGGCTGGAATAACAAATGCTGATTTTTGTTTAAAATTGATACCATATGGATTTGATATGGTTACTTTAGGAGGCTATAACGCTGATAATCTCACTGCTACTGCTGGAAAAAAAATGATTAAAAGAGGAAGGCCTGAATTTGACATCGAGCCCCAAAAATTACCTCATATTATAAAAAAAGAATCTGAAAAAATTAAAAAATACTATAGTAATGTATTAGTTTCAGTGAATTTGCGTTCTGTGACTCCTGATCCAATAATCAAAATATCTAAAATTAAAAGTATTGACATAATAGAAATAAATGCCCACTGTAGACAAAAAGAAATAATAGAATTGGGTTGTGGGCAGGCATTACTTTATGATTTGGATTTTTTAGAAGAATATGTTACAGAGGTTGTAAAAAAAGCACATAAACCTGTTTCTGTTAAATTTAGAGCTAATGTTCCAGGGGTCGATGAAAGAGAGGTAGCATCATTACTTGATGATATAGGTTGTGATTATATACATTTTGATGCTATGAAGCCAGGCGCTGATTGTGCAGATTTAAATTCTGTAAAAAAAGTTAGCAGTGCCATAAAAAATGCATTTTTAATTGGTAACAACTCCATAAGAGACATCAAATCAGCTAGAAATATGTTGAAAAGTGGTGCAGATGGTATATCCATAGCACGTGCAGCTCTTGGTGGAAAAATTGATTTCGACCTGAAAAAAATTTAA
- a CDS encoding GTP cyclohydrolase IIa (COGs: COG2429 conserved hypothetical protein~InterPro IPR007839~KEGG: mth:MTH1017 GTP cyclohydrolase III~PFAM: GTP cyclohydrolase III~PRIAM: GTP cyclohydrolase IIa~SPTR: O27096 GTP cyclohydrolase III~PFAM: GGDN family), with protein sequence MIQMTLIQIDNYGPWTVTPSPKAESDLQILQAELYADLEQQFAARGGLVFFTRFDNMLAISNNISIEDHKHIQKSIGNRYPITISMGIGAGNTPYDAQYNATKALQKYGSAQSPKRKEILAVDSIAENGFVQIAHIDINGITKKLTDTVSAYDTFLFVNKVYQILMDELFKKGALIFFIGGDNFMSLCNGVKTNALLKILKIVDEELNIELKAGVGKASTAYKAANLADLALEAIREGNTSSLVHMIEEKEMIN encoded by the coding sequence ATGATACAGATGACTTTGATACAGATAGATAATTATGGTCCTTGGACAGTGACTCCTTCTCCAAAAGCAGAATCCGATTTACAAATATTACAAGCAGAATTGTATGCAGATCTTGAGCAACAATTCGCCGCAAGAGGAGGATTAGTTTTTTTTACACGTTTTGATAACATGCTTGCAATTAGCAATAATATATCTATTGAAGACCATAAACACATTCAAAAATCTATAGGGAATAGATATCCAATCACAATAAGTATGGGAATAGGGGCTGGAAACACGCCATATGATGCACAATACAATGCCACAAAGGCCCTTCAAAAATATGGTAGTGCACAATCTCCAAAACGTAAAGAAATTTTAGCTGTAGATAGTATAGCTGAAAATGGATTTGTACAGATAGCTCATATTGACATTAATGGTATAACTAAAAAATTGACAGATACGGTATCTGCATATGACACATTTCTCTTTGTTAATAAAGTATATCAAATATTAATGGATGAACTTTTCAAAAAAGGGGCGCTTATATTCTTTATTGGTGGAGATAACTTTATGTCCTTATGTAATGGTGTGAAAACAAATGCTTTATTAAAAATTTTAAAAATTGTTGATGAAGAACTAAATATAGAATTAAAAGCAGGTGTGGGAAAAGCATCTACAGCATATAAGGCTGCAAATCTTGCAGATTTAGCACTAGAAGCAATAAGAGAAGGTAATACATCCAGTCTAGTCCACATGATTGAAGAGAAGGAGATGATAAATTGA
- a CDS encoding LPPG:FO 2-phospho-L-lactate transferase (COGs: COG0391 conserved hypothetical protein~InterPro IPR010115: IPR002882~KEGG: mth:MTH1018 LPPG:FO 2-phospho-L-lactate transferase~PFAM: protein of unknown function UPF0052 and CofD~SPTR: O27097 LPPG:FO 2-phospho-L-lactate transferase~TIGRFAM: LPPG domain protein containing protein~PFAM: Uncharacterised protein family UPF0052~TIGRFAM: LPPG:FO 2-phospho-L-lactate transferase): MITVLSGGTGGPKLIQGLKKLIKEEDLTIIVNTVENFYYRGLYIAPDVDTVLYTLADIVNEKTWYGRRDDTFVTHEYLKKLGCPELLKIGDKDRAFKIQKTILKEKYDLSKAVDIQRKILGIKAQVLPMSNQESNIKIITDEGEMKFHEFLIEKNAKPNVLDVSYKNVKPAPKVIESIENSDIVVIGPSNPVTSIGPIISMKGVKKALKKVYVAAVSPFLGNKPFSGPAAKFMKAIGYEPTSYGVCLMYKDFLDRFVLDNKDIHLKKVEKIIKDVKTTNILMRNIKDKVRVAKVVLGGIYDTDDFDTDR; the protein is encoded by the coding sequence ATGATAACAGTATTATCTGGAGGAACAGGTGGGCCTAAGTTAATCCAAGGATTAAAAAAATTAATAAAGGAAGAAGATTTAACCATAATTGTCAATACAGTTGAAAATTTTTACTATAGAGGTTTGTACATTGCTCCAGATGTAGATACAGTGTTATATACTCTTGCAGATATTGTAAATGAAAAAACATGGTATGGTAGAAGAGATGACACATTTGTTACTCATGAATATCTCAAAAAATTAGGTTGTCCAGAATTACTTAAAATTGGAGATAAAGATAGAGCTTTTAAAATTCAAAAAACAATTTTAAAGGAAAAATATGACTTATCAAAGGCTGTAGACATACAAAGAAAAATACTTGGTATTAAAGCACAAGTCTTACCAATGAGTAATCAAGAGTCAAATATTAAGATAATAACAGATGAAGGTGAGATGAAATTTCACGAATTTTTAATAGAAAAAAATGCAAAACCAAATGTACTTGATGTTTCCTATAAAAATGTTAAACCTGCCCCTAAGGTTATAGAATCAATAGAAAATTCTGATATAGTTGTAATTGGTCCCTCAAATCCGGTTACATCTATAGGACCAATAATATCGATGAAAGGTGTAAAAAAAGCATTAAAAAAAGTTTATGTTGCAGCAGTTTCACCATTTTTGGGTAATAAACCTTTTAGTGGACCTGCAGCTAAATTTATGAAGGCAATTGGATATGAACCTACATCTTATGGTGTGTGTCTCATGTATAAAGATTTTTTAGATAGATTTGTACTAGATAATAAAGATATTCATTTAAAAAAAGTAGAAAAAATAATAAAAGATGTTAAAACGACGAATATATTAATGAGAAATATTAAAGACAAAGTAAGAGTGGCGAAAGTAGTGTTAGGTGGAATATATGATACAGATGACTTTGATACAGATAGATAA